From the genome of Streptomyces sp. NBC_01304:
TCTTCGGTGACGAGCGCGTACAGGTCGAGCCGCGCCTGGACGACGCCCTGGAGGCCGCGATCACGCTCGCCGAGGAAGAGGGCGAGTACGCGGGCGGGGGAGTCCTCATCACCGGTTCCGTCATCACGGTCGGCGAGGCCCGGCTGCTCCTGGGGAGGGGCTGACTTCCATGCGTACGCTCTGTGCTTCCACGCTGATCGGCGAGTTCTTCATCATCGGCTTCGCCGGCCTGGTCGCCATGAAGGACCCCGATCTGACGCAGGGCACGGTCTGGACGGTGTGCGCGGTCGCCATGGTCCTGTCGGTGCTGCTCTGCGGGATGATCAGCCGGCCGGGCGGGGTGCAGCTGGGCTGGGCCCTGCAGATCGGGCTGATCGCGTCCGGGTTCGTCGTCCCGATCATGTTCTTCCTGGGCGCGTGCTTCGCGGGCCTGTGGTGGGCCTCGATCCACTTCGGCAAGAAGATCGACGAGGCGAAGGCACGGTTCGCGGCGCAGGCCGAGGCGGGAGCTGACCCGGCGTGACGAAGGGGCTGGCTTGACGCTGCGTAACGACCGCAGTTCCCAGCCCTGTAGCCTCTGAGCACCCGCTCACCCGAGTTATCAAGGAGCCGTCCTGTGAGCCGCACCCTCGTCCTGCTCAAGCCCGACGCCGTCCGCCGCGGCCTGATCGGCGAGATCCTCGGCCGCATCGAGCGCAAGGCCGGCTGGCAGATCACCGCTCTCGAGCTGCGCCACCTCGACCAGGACACCCTCGAGGCGCACTACGGCGAGCACAAGGGCAAGCCCTTCTACGAGCCGCTCGTCGAGTTCATGGGCTCCGGCCCGGTCGTCGCGCTCGTCGTCGAGGGCGAGCGGGTCATCGAGGGCGTCCGCGCCCTGGCCGGCCCGACCGACCCGATCGCGGCCGCCCCCGGTTCCATCCGCGGTGACTTCGGCTCCATCGTCCGGGAGAACCTGATCCACGCCTCGGACTCCGAGGAGTCCGCCGAGCGCGAGCTGAAGATCTTCTTCCCCGGACTCGTCTGATCGGGACCGACTCGTCTGATCGGGACCGACCCGCAGCGCTTAATTCCTGACTGAGCGTCAGGAATGCTGGGTCCCTGACCTGGGACGGCCGTGGATCCCGCGGCCGTCCTTTGGCATATGCAAGCCGATTGGGGGAACGCATCCTTCCGTCGGCTCGTCCCCATTAGCGGGACGGCGAATCCTCTGCTGACAATGGCGGAGACCCTCGCGCCGTGTCCGTGCAGGCGAGACTACGATGAAGTCTTCACGCCACTGTGCCCGAACTCGCCGACCTAACAAGCCCTAACGCTCCACGTGGGAAGGCCAGACGCTCCTGATGGGAACCAAAATGTCGTTCATCGGCCGTGACATGGCGATCGACCTCGGGACCGCCAACACGCTGGTCTACGTCAGGGGTCGCGGGATCGTACTCAATGAGCCGTCCGTAGTCGCCATCAACACGAACACCGGTGGCATCCTCGCGGTCGGCGCAGAGGCGAAGAAGATGATCGGCCGCACCCCTGGCAACATCGTCGCGGTCCGCCCGCTCAAGGACGGCGTCATCGCCGACTTCGAGATCACCGAGCGGATGCTCCGCTACTTCATCCTCAAAATCCACAAGCGCCGCTACCTCGCCCGGCCGCGCGTCGTCGTCTGTGTGCCGTCCGGCATCACGGGAGTCGAGCGCCGCGCCGTCATCGAGGCGTCGACCCAGGCCGGCGCCCGCCAGGTACACATCATCGAGGAGCCCATGGCCGCGGCCATCGGCTCCGGCCTCCCGGTCCACGAGGCCACGGGGAACATGGTGGTGGACATCGGCGGCGGCACCACCGAAGTCGCCGTGATCTCGCTCGGCGGAATCGTCACGGCACAGTCCATCCGCGTGGCCGGCGACGAGCTGGACAACGCGATCATCCAGCACATCAAGAAGGAGTACAGCCTCCTCCTCGGTGAGCGCACCGCAGAGCAGATCAAGATCACGATCGGCTCCGCGTACGACATGGACAAGGACGAGCACACCGAGATCCGCGGCCGCGACCTGGTCTCCGGACTCCCGAAGACCGTCGTCATCTCGGCGGCCGAGGTCCGCAAGGCCATCGAGGAGCCGGTCAACGCGATCGTCGACGCGGTCAAGACGACCCTCGACAAGTGCCCGCCCGAGCTGTCGGGCGACGTGATGGACCGGGGCATCGTCCTCACCGGCGGCGGCGCCCTGCTCCGCGGCCTGGACGAGCGCCTCCGTCGGGAGACGGGCATGCCGATCCACATCGCCGAGGACCCGCTCGACTCCGTCGCGCTCGGCTCCGGCAAGTGCGTGGAGGAGTTCGAGGCACTGCAGCAGGTGCTCGACGCGACGCCGCGCAGATGACGTAAAACCAACAATCCGCCGTACGGGCCTGCCCTTCCGTACGGCGGATCGTTGATATAGAGGCAAGACAGCCAGGTCGGACAGCCGGACGAGAAGTCAGGCAGACGGCCCGGCGACACAATCACGCACCGGCACCCGCAAGCCGGTCCATACAGGCAACACAGCCAAACCGATTCCGACGAGGAAGGCACGGCCGCCGCACGTGAGGGACACACGAGAGAGCCGGCTGCTCCTGGTGCTACTGATCGCCATCGCGTTCGCACTGATCACGGTGGACATCAGAGGGGGCGAGGAGTCTCCGGTCGACGGTGCCCGCCAGGCCGCCGCCACGGTCTTCGGACCGGCGGAGAACGCCGTATCAGCGGCTGTCGACCCGCTCGGCAACGCGATCGCGGCCGTCCGCGACTCCGGCGACCGGCACAGCCGGGTCGCCCAGCTGGAGCGGGAGAACGCCGCACTGAAAGCGAAGCTCGGCAGCGACGACCGCAACCGCAGCCGTGTCCGGCAGCTCGACAAGATGCTCAAGACGGCCGGCGCCGGACAGTACGGCATCAAGGGCGCCGAGGTCATCGCCATAGGAGCGGCCCAGGGCTTCTCCTGGACCGTCACCATCGACGCCGGCGCGAACGACGGCATCAAGCGCGACATGACCGTCCTCAACGGCGACGGCCTGGTCGGCCGGGTCACCACCGTCGGCCCCAGCACCTCCACGATCCTCCTCGCCAACGACCCGGACTTCACGGTCGGCACCCGCATGGAGTCCACCGACGAACTCGGCTTCGCCACCGGCGACGGCGGCCAGGAGCTCTCCGTCCAGATGCTCAACGGCAAGGCCAAGGTCAAGAAGGGCGACCGCATGGTGACCTTCGGCTCCCAGGCGGACAAGCCGTTCGTGCCCGGCGTCCCGATCGGCGAGGTCGTCCGCGTGGACCCGTCCGGCGGCGACCTGACGCGCACCGTCTATCTCAAGCCGTACGTCGCCTTCAGCAAGCTCGACATCGTCGGCATCGTCGTCCAGGCCCCGCGCACCGACCCGCGCGACAAGGTGCTGCCCGAGCCGACCAAGCCCAAGCCGACGCCCACCGTCACCGTCACGGTCACCCCGTCACCGAACGCGTCCACGGGCGCCGCCGGCACCGAGGAGGAGTAGCTGATGCGTTTCAACCGGATCCTCCTCTCCAGCACGCTGGTGATCGTCGCCCTGGTCATCCAGGTCTCCGTCCTCGCCAGGCTCCATCTGCCCGGCGCGGTGCCCGACCTGGTGCTGCTCACCGTCCTCGGTCTCGCCCTGGTGTACGGCCATGTCGGCGGCGCCCTCGTCGGGTTCGGCGCGGGACTGCTCTCCGACCTCGCGCCGCCCGCCGATCACGCGGCCGGCCGGTACGCCCTGGTGCTGTGCGTCATCGGCTACCTCGCCGGTCTGGTCAAGCCCGAGAGCGGCCAGGTCCGCTCCGCCACCGGCCCGATGGTCGTCGTGGTCGGCGCCGCGCTCGGCTCCACGCTCCTGTACGCGGGTGTGGGCGCGCTCGTCGGCGACGACGCGGCACAGCATGTGGGCCTCGGCGGCCTGCTGTTCACCGCCGCGATCTACGACCTGCTGCTGGCGCCCTTCGTCGTCCCCGGCATCATGGCGCTGGCCAGACGCGCCGAGAACGACCCGCTCGGCGAGGCAGGAGGCGGTTCCACCAAGGCGAGCGACGTCTCCTCGGGCTGGCTCACGACCGGCACCGGCCTGCGGATCGGCAACCAGCGCGGCGGTCTGCGGATGAAGGCGGCGAAGGCCCGGGTGGCCCGCGCCGGACGCATCAAGGGGGTCAAGCGCCTGTGAGCGCACACCAGTCGAGGGGGAGCGAGTCGTGACCAACATCCCGGAGACCGGACGCACCCCCCGCGTGCAGATCCGTCTCATCGTCCTGCAGATCCTCGTCCTCTCCCTCCTGTTCACCCTCGGCGGCCGCCTCTGGTACCTCCAGGTGCGCAACGGCGACGAGTACGCCGACGAGGCCAACGGCAACCACGTACAGCGCGTCGTCCAGCCCGCCGTCCGCGGCTCGATCCTCGACGCCCGCGGCGTCCCGCTCGCCGACAACCAGACCCGCCTGGTCGTCTCCGCATCCCGCACCGACCTGATGAAGATGAAGGACGACGGCGACGCGGTCCTCACCCGCCTCGCCCAGGTCCTCGGCATGAAGCCCAAGGACGTCGCCGACAAGGTCCGCCTGTGCGACGCCAAGACCCCCCAGCCCTGCTGGAACGGCTCGCCGTACCAGCCCATCCCGATCACGGACGAGGCAACTCCCAAGCAGGCCCTGCAGATCCGCGAGCGGGCCGAGGACTTCCCCGGCATCACCGCCGAGCCCACCGCCGTACGCCGCTACGCCGCCCCCGGCAAGGCGCAGACCTCGCAGGTCCTCGGCTATCTCTCGCCCGTCACGGACGACGAGATCCAGAAGGCCAAGGACAGCGAGTCCCCGTATCTGCGCTCCGACCAGGTCGGCCGCTCCGGCCTGGAGCGGACGTACGACAAGCAGCTGCGCGGCAAGGCCGGCGTGACCGCGTACGAGGTCGACAAGCTCGGCCGCGTCATGGACAAGACCCAGGCCGACCCCGCCCGCCCCGGCGCCAACGTCGTCACCAGCATCGACGCACGCGTGCAGCGCGTCGCGGAGTACGAGCTCAACGAGGCGATGAAGACCGCCCGCGGCGAGTTCGACAAGAACACCGGCGAGAACTACAAGGCCGACGCCGGCGCGGTCGTCGTCCTGGAGTCCAAGACCGGCCGCGTCATCTCCATGGCCTCCAACCCGGACTACGACCCGAACGCCTGGGTCGGCGGCATCTCCGGCAAGGACTACGCCAACCTGACCGGCAAGAAGTCCAACTTCCCGCTCCTGAACCGCGCCATCCAGGGCCAGGCGGCCCCCGGCTCCATCTTCAAGGTCATCCCGACCACGGCCGCGGTGAACGCGGGGTACGACTTCAACGGCCGTTACCCGTGCCCGAGTTCGTACTCGATCGGCAACCAGGTCTTCAAGAACTTCGAGTCGCAGGGCCACGGTTCCATCACCCTCGGCCAGGCCCTCGAGGTCTCCTGCGACACCGTCTACTACGCGCTCTCCCACCAGCAGTGGCAAAAAGACGGCGGGAACAAGCCGAAGAAGGACACCAAGGACTGGTTCTACAAGACGGCCCACCAGTTCGGTCTCGGCGCGGAGACCGGCATCGACCTGCCGAACGAGGTCAAGGGCCGGGTCCCCGACCGCCAGTGGAAGAAGGACTTCTGGGCGGCCAACAAGGACTCCTGGTGCAAGACCGGCAAGAAGAACGGTGAGTACGTCGAGCGGCTCGCGTACGAGAACTGCCTCGAAGGCATGAAGATGCGCGCCGGTGACTCCGTCAACTACTCGATCGGCCAGGGCGACACCCTCGTCACCCCGATCCAGATGGCCACCATCTACGCGGCCATCGCCAACGGCGGCACCCTGCACGACCCGAGCGTCGGCAAGGCGGTCGTCAGCCCCGACGGCAAGCAGGTCGAGGAGATCAGGCCCAAGTCGCACGGCAAGCTGCCGATGAACGCCAAGACGCGCGACTTGATAGACGGTGCCCTCGCGGGAGTCGCCACCCGCGGTACCGCCGCCTGGAGGTTCGGCGGCTGGCCGCAGGACAAGATCCCGATGCACGCCAAGACGGGTACCGCCGAGGTCTACGGCAAGCAGACCACCTCGTGGTTCGCGACGTACACCGAGGACTACACGATCGTCATGACCATCTCCCAGGGTGGTACCGGCTCCGGCGCCTCCGGTCCGGCCGTGCGCAAGATCTACGACGCCATGTACGGCCTGAACGAGAAGGGCGAGCAGGACCTCAAGAAGGCCCTGCTGCCCAAGCCCGAGAAGGACCTCCCCAAGATCGAGTCGGACGGTTCGATCGACGCACCCAAGATCAAGCCGTACGAGCCCAAGAAGGAGGAGCCGCCCGTGCAGGAGCTCGCGGCCGGACTCCCGGGTCCCGGCAACGGAAGGCGGGACTGATGGCCGGCGGTTTCTCCGTATCGGGATACGGACCCGAACGCGGCGTCCTGTCCAAGCTGTTCGCCCGCGACTCCGTGGCGCGCCGCCTGGACTGGCCGATACTGCTCTCCGCGCTCGCGCTGTCGGTGATCGGCTCGGCCCTGGTCTACTCGGCGACCCGCAACCGCACCGAACTCGTCGGCGACGACAAGTTCTCGTTCGTGCTCAAGCACCTCCTGAACGTCGGAATCGGGCTCGCCCTGATGATCGGCACCATCTGGCTCGGCCACCGCACCCTGCGCACAGCGGTCCCGATCCTGTACGGCGTCTCGGTCTTCCTGGTGCTCCTCGTCCTCACCCCGCTCGGCGCGACCATCAACGGCGCGCATGCCTGGCTGGTGGTCGGCGGGATGTCCCTGCAGCCCTCCGAGTTCGTGAAGATCACGATCATCCTGGGCATGGCGATGCTGCTCGCCGCACGGGTGGACGCGGGCGACCGCGCCCATCCCGATCACCGCACCGTCGTCCAGGCCCTCGGTCTCGCCGTCGTCCCGATAATGATCGTGATGCTGATGCCGGACCTCGGCTCGGTCATGGTGATGGCGATGATCGTCCTCGGCGTGCTGCTCGCCTCCGGCGCCTCCAACCGCTGGATCTTCGGGCTGCTCGGCACGGGCGCGGGCGGTGCGATCGCGGTCTGGCAGCTGGGCCTGCTCGACGACTACCAGATCGCGCGCTTCGCGGCCTTCGCCAACCCGGCGCTCGACCCGGCGGGCGTCGGCTACAACACCAACCAGGCGCGCATCGCGATCGGTTCGGGCGGCCTGACCGGCTCCGGGCTCGGCAAGGGCTCGCAGACCACGGGCCAGTTCGTCCCGGAACAGCAGACGGACTTCATCTTCACCGTCGCCGGCGAGGAACTGGGCTTCCTCGGGGCCGGGTTGATCCTGCTGCTGCTCGGTGTGGTCCTGTGGCGTGCCTGCCGCATCGCCCGCGAGACGACCGAGCTGTACGGCACGATCGTCGCCGCCGGGATCATCGCCTGGTTCGCCTTCCAGGCCTTCGAGAACATCGGGATGACGCTCGGCATCATGCCGGTGGCGGGGCTACCGCTGCCCTTTGTGTCGTACGGCGGTACGTCGATGTTCGCGGTCTGGATCGCCATCGGGCTGCTGCAGTCGATCAGAGTGCAACGCCCCATGTCGGCGTGAGCGCTCCGCTGGACGGCCGGATTGCACCTGCGGGTGCGTCGTGGCTGGTCGCGCAGTTCCCCGCGCCCCTTCGGGGCACGTCCACCGCGTCCTTCCCGGTTGGCTGCCGCCAGGGACTGCCCACCGTCTGAAATCGCTTCTAAAGTCGGTTCATGGCGGAGACGAAGCGCGAGATCGAGCGGAAGTACGACGTCGCGGCCGGCGCGAAGCTGCCCGACCTGACCGGCGTCGCCGGGGTCGTGGATGTCGTCGGCAAGGGCGTCGTCGAACTGGACGCCGTCTACTGGGACACCCCCGACCAGCGCCTCGCCGCCGCCTCGATCACGTTGCGCAGGCGCACCGGCGGGGCCGACGCGGGCTGGCACCTGAAGCTGCCGGTGTCGCTCGCGGAGGGCGTACGGGACGAGATCCGCGCGCCGCTCTCGGACACGCTGCCGCGAGTACTCGGCGGCCTCGTGCGCTCCCGGGTGCGTGAGGGGCAACTCGTGCCCCTGGTGCGGCTGTTGTCTGCGCGGGAAGTGCGCCACCTCGTCGATACGGAGGGTGCCCTGCTCGCCGAGGTCAGCGTCGACGGGGTGCGGGCCGAGCGGCTCACCGGGGGCGGCGGGACGGCCGAGTGGTCCGAGATCGAGGTGGAGCTGGCGGACGACGGCGACCCCGCGCTCCTCGACAAGGTCGAGAAGAAGCTCAAGAAGGCGGGCGTACGGCGGTCCGCCTCGACGTCGAAGCTCGGCCGGGCCCTGGCGGAGACCGCACCGAAGGAACGCAAGGCCAAGAAGGCCAAGCCCGAAGGAAGGGCGGTCAGGGACGGGAAGAAGGCCGGTAAGAGCGAGGCCGTGGCCGAGGCGGTCGCGGCGGCCGTGGGCGAGGGACCCGGGACCGCCGGGGACCACGTCCTCGCGTATCTGCGGGCCCAGCGCGACGCGATCGTCTCGCTCGACCCCGCCGTCCGCCGCGATCTGCCCGACTCCGTGCATCAGTTGCGGGTGGCCACCCGGCGGATGCGGAGCGCCTTCCGCACGTACCGGAAGATCCTCGACCGCACGGTCACCGACCCGGTGAGCGACGAGCTCAAGTGGCTCGCGGGGGAACTGGGCGTCGACCGCGACCAGGAGGTCCTCACCGAACGGTTCACCGCCCGCATCACCGCCCTGCCGAGGACCCTGCTGCTCGGCCCGGTCCGTGGCCGGCTGCGCATCTGGACCGTTGCCCGGCGCACCGGCTCGCGGCGCCGGACGGTCGCCGTGCTCGACGGCAAGCGCTACCTCATGCTCCTGGACACCCTCGACGCCCTCCTTGCCGCGCCCCCGCTGCTCCCGGCCGCCGCCGCGGCACCCGAGAAGGCGCTGCCCAAGGCCGTCCTCAAGGACTACGCGCGCCTCGCGACCCGCATAGAGCACGCCCTCGCGCCGGACGCCGGCACGGAGCGCGACCTCGCCATGCACGAGGCCCGCAAGGCCGCCAAGCGGGCCCGGTACGCGGGCGAGGCGGCCACCCCCGCGCTCGGGGCGCCCGCCGAGCGGTTCGCGAAGCGGATGAAGGCCGTACAGGGCCTGCTCGGCGACCACCAGGACAGCGTGGTCGCGCGCGAAGCCCTGCGGGCCCTGGCGGTGCAGGCGCATCTGGCGGGGGAGTCCGCCTTCACCTGGGGCCTGCTGTACGGCCAGGAGGAGTCGGCCGCGGCCGACCGGGAGCGGGAACTGCCGGGGGTCTGGGCCAGGGCGGCGGAGGAGGAATTGCGGGCGTCGCTCGGCGGCTGAGCGCCGGGGTACGCTTGATGGTCACCCCTGCCAGCTCATGAGAGACGCCGAGATGCCTGTCGAGTCCGTCTTCCCACGCCTGGAAGCGCTTCTCCCGCACGTCCAGAAGCCCATCCAGTACGTCGGCGGAGAGCTCAACTCCACCGTCAAGGACTGGGACGCCTGCGATGTCCGCTGGGCGCTCATGTACCCGGACGCGTACGAGGTCGGGCTGCCCAACCAGGGCGTCATGATCCTTTACGAGGTGCTGAACGAGCGCGAGGGCGTGCTCGCCGAGCGCACGTACAGCGTGTGGCCGGACCTCGAAGAGCTCATGCGCAAGCACGACGTGCCGCAGTTCACCGTGGACAGCCACCGCCCCGTCAGCGCCTTCGACGTGTTCGGGCTCTCCTTCTCCACCGAGCTCGGCTACACGAACATGCTCACGGCCCTGGACCTCGCGGGCATCCCGCTGGAGGCCAAGGACCGCACGATCGACGACCCGATCGTCCTCGCGGGCGGCCACGCGGCCTTCAACCCCGAGCCGATCGCGCAGTTCATCGACTGTGCGGTCATCGGTGACGGCGAGCAGGCCGTGCTCGACATGACGGCGATCATCCGCACCTGGAAGGCCGAGGGCCGCCCGGGTGGCCGCGAGGAGGTCCTCTTCCGCCTCGCCAGGACCGGCAATGTCTACGTCCCCGGCTTCTACGACGTCGAGTACCTGCCCGACGGCCGCATCGGCCGCGTCGTCCCGAACAAGTCGGGCGTCCCGTGGCGCGTGTCCAAGCACACCGTCATGGACCTCGACGAGTGGCCCTACCCCAAGCAGCCCCTGGTACCGCTGGCCGAGACGGTCCACGAGCGCATGTCCGTGGAGATCTTCCGCGGCTGCACCCGCGGCTGCCGCTTCTGCCAGGCCGGCATGATCACGCGCCCCGTGCGGGAGCGAAGCATCACCGGCATCGGCGACATGGTGGAGAAGGGCCTCAAGGCGACCGGCTTCGAAGAGGTCGGCCTGCTCTCCCTCTCCTCGGCCGACCACACCGAGATCGGCGACATCGCCAAGGGCCTCGCGGACCGGTACGAGGAAGACAAGATCGGCCTCTCCCTCCCGTCGACCCGCGTGGACGCGTTCAACGTCGACCTCGCCAACGAGCTGACCCGCAACGGCCGCCGCTCGGGCCTCACTTTCGCCCCCGAGGGCGGCAGTGAGCGCATGCGCAAGGTCATCAACAAGATGGTCTCGGAAGAGGACCTGATCCGGACCGTCTCGACCGCGTACGGCAACGGCTGGCGTCAGGTGAAGCTGTACTTCATGTGCGGCCTGCCGACCGAGACCGACGAGGACGTCCTGCAGATCGGCGACATGGCGACCCGCGTGATCGCCGAGGGCCGCAAGGTCTCCGGCCAGAACGACATCCGCGCCACGGTCTCCATCGGCGGCTTCGTGCCCAAGCCGCACACGCCGTTCCAGTGGGCCCCGCAGCTCTCCGCCGAGGACACCGACGCCCGTCTGCTCAAGCTCCGCGACAAGATCCGCGGCGACAAGAAGTACGGCCGCTCCATCGGCTTCCGCTACCACGACGGCAAGCCCGGCATCGTCGAGGGCCTGCTGTCCCGCGGCGACCGCCGCGTCGGCGCGGTCATCCGCGCGGTGTACGAGGACGGCGGTCGCTTCGACGGCTGGCGCGAGCACTTCAGCTACGACCGCTGGATGGCCTGCGCCGAGAAGACGCTGCCCACGACGGGCGTCGACGTCGACTGGTACACCACCCGTGAGCGTACGTACGAAGAGGTCCTGCCCTGGGACCACCTGGACTCCGGCCTGGACAAGGACTGGCTCTGGGAGGACTGGCAGGACTCGCTCGACGAGACCGAGGTCGAGGACTGCCGCTGGACCCCGTGCTTCGACTGCGGCGTCTGCCCGCAGATGGACACGCAGATCCAGATCGGCCCGACCGGCAAGAAGCTCCTGCCGCTGACGGTCGTCAAGTAGCAGGCAGCGAAGAGAAGCAGCAAGTAGCAGGCGGCGCCGGGGCCTTCGGGCCCCGGCGTCCGTCGATCGAGGCCCTTTCGTTGCCGATCAACCGCATCCGGAAGGGCCTCTTTCGCGTCATGGCCGATATGGAACTCGAAAAGGCCCCCCAGGGCCCGCCGCCCCAGGCCGAGGGCTGTCTGGCCGTGGCCATCCGCATACCGGTACGGATCGTCGTGCTGGTCCTCGTCGTGCCGGTGCGCATGGCGTGGGACGCGCTGGCCGCGTGCGGGCGGTTCCTGGACCGGGCGCTGCTCAGGCCGTTGGGGCGCGGGCTCGGGTGGCTCGGGCACTGGCTGTTCGTGGTGCCGGCCACGGCGGTCGGCCGGGCGCTGGCCTGGCTCGGCAGGGTGCTGATCGCGGTCCCCGCCGTCTTCGTCTGGGAGCAGTTGCTCACTCCGCTGTGGCTGGGCTTCGCCTGGCTGGTGCGAACTGTCGCGTCCGGCCTGGGAGTTGGGATCACCTGGCTGGGCAGGGCGCTGTTCGTGTGGCCGTGGGTGGCGCTGTGGCGGTACGTCGTCGTGCCGGTCGGCATCGGCCTGGCCTGGCTGGGGCGGATGCTGCTCGTGGTGCCCGCGGTGTGGACGTACCGCCGGATCCTCACGCCCGTCGGGCACGGCGTCGTCTGGACGCTGCGGATGATCGGCCACGCGTTCGCGGCTGCCGGGCGGGGCACGGGCGCCGCGGGGGTGTGGCTGTGGCGGACGCTGGTCGTCGTCCCTCTGG
Proteins encoded in this window:
- a CDS encoding TIGR03960 family B12-binding radical SAM protein, with product MPVESVFPRLEALLPHVQKPIQYVGGELNSTVKDWDACDVRWALMYPDAYEVGLPNQGVMILYEVLNEREGVLAERTYSVWPDLEELMRKHDVPQFTVDSHRPVSAFDVFGLSFSTELGYTNMLTALDLAGIPLEAKDRTIDDPIVLAGGHAAFNPEPIAQFIDCAVIGDGEQAVLDMTAIIRTWKAEGRPGGREEVLFRLARTGNVYVPGFYDVEYLPDGRIGRVVPNKSGVPWRVSKHTVMDLDEWPYPKQPLVPLAETVHERMSVEIFRGCTRGCRFCQAGMITRPVRERSITGIGDMVEKGLKATGFEEVGLLSLSSADHTEIGDIAKGLADRYEEDKIGLSLPSTRVDAFNVDLANELTRNGRRSGLTFAPEGGSERMRKVINKMVSEEDLIRTVSTAYGNGWRQVKLYFMCGLPTETDEDVLQIGDMATRVIAEGRKVSGQNDIRATVSIGGFVPKPHTPFQWAPQLSAEDTDARLLKLRDKIRGDKKYGRSIGFRYHDGKPGIVEGLLSRGDRRVGAVIRAVYEDGGRFDGWREHFSYDRWMACAEKTLPTTGVDVDWYTTRERTYEEVLPWDHLDSGLDKDWLWEDWQDSLDETEVEDCRWTPCFDCGVCPQMDTQIQIGPTGKKLLPLTVVK